The region CCCACCTCGTTAACTCCTACCGCTACAAGAACAATGTTGGGGTCTACAGCCTTCATCGTGCGAACAAACTCGAGACATTTCTTGCCATAGGTCTCTGGATCAACGTGTCCTATTTGCCAATTTCCATATGTCTCATTGCCTATACCCCAAAACCGGACGCTATAGGGTTCGGGGTGACCATTCTCGGCCCTTAGAGACCCATAGCGAGAGGAGGGATCTCCGTTGCAGTACTCAACCCAGGCTGCCGCCTCCTCCGGCGTGCCAGTGCCAATGTTCACACAAATGTAAGGCTCGGCCCCAACAAAGCGGCAGAGCTCCATAAACTCATCGGTGCCGAAATCATTTGGTTCCCAGGTACTCCAGGCGCGATCCCAGCGAGGCGGCCTTTTATCCCTCGGCCCGACACCGTCCATCCAATGATAATTAGAAGCAAAGTTACCCCCTGGCCAGCGCAATATGGTTGGTCTAAGCATTCTAATGGCGCTAAGGACATCTTTTCGCATTCCTTTCCAGGAGCGATTAATAGGCATCATGGAAACATACCCTACCCAAAGGGTACCTGGACCCTCAAAAGCAATAACGAAAGAAACTTCCTTCCTAAAAAGCACAGGGGTTACTTTCCATTCGAAATCAAATACCTTCCAGTCCGGACCAACCTCTAATCCTGTCTCAACAAACACCTCCTCTCCTCTTTGCAACCTAACCCAGACAGGATTCCCTATACCTTCCCCTCTTAGGACACAACGTACCTTAAAGGCACAATCATCAACAATGATATCTTGGAAAATCCCAGCCATGGTTCCAGGAGCCATGATCTCAACACGTTGCGATTGCGATCCCACGTAGAAGCAAGTATTATCGTGAGTAAAGTATACATTTCGGCCTTTCTGTTCCCCAAAAGGCAACCATGGATAAATCACTCCGCAATGGTTAGGATCTTCCCCTGCAAATTTTCCGTTACGGATTTTCTCTGCCCATATACCTCCGTAAACACAGCGTCCAAGGTGTTCTATGAAAGAACCATAGACAAAAGGAGAGAGTCTTCCTTTCCTTCGCGTAGCATCTATCCAAACCTTTCCCTTTCTCAAGAAACACCCTCCTCGAAGTAAAGTCGCAAAACTATGTCCTTATCGTAATTACCGAACCCCTTTCCGAAAATATTTATACCCCCCACATTTTTGGCGTCTTCCTTGATCCCGATTCGGACTTTTATAAAGGGGTAACTGTAAATGCATAAATCTTTAAGGCGGGTCCCTGAAACCTTTTCTCCATCAATGAACGATCCCTCCTCCGTAACAATCCAGCTCTTCAGAAAGCCATATTGAGAGTTCCCTAACCCCCACCATCGGGGAGTGAAATGGCCCCTTCTATCCCCAAAATCTCCTGGAGACGTCCAGGTACCAATCTCCACTTCGTTTATCCACACCGTAATATCCGAAGGCCAGTACTCATTAGCTCCAGGAGCTTCCGAAGAGAGCTCCGCTGTCACCTCTATCTTTCGAAGGGGCTTCCTCTTATAGAGAGCATTGTTAGGAAACCTGTATTCAACAAAGCCCCTGCTGAACCATAAAAGACTTGCTTTAACCCTTTCAGGACTCCAGAACGAGCTAACAGAATCGAAGAAACCAATAACTTTTTCCTTGGAGCAGAGGCCACAAGGGGGGCTCACGTCGAATTTGGTGTAGAGGCCAACAGGCATTTCAACCTCGATGACGTCGTCCTCGTTCTCCTTCTCCTCGGAGGAAAAGGCGATGACAATCTCGCTGTACTGGGTGCTGCAGAGTTTTTGAGAACCCTTTTTGCCCTTTTGGTTTTCAACTTTCACCAAACCCGCTTTCTCGAGGGCCTTAATGTTCACAGCCGCGGTGGACTGGGGGATTCCCAGGGCATGGGCAATCTCGTTCACATTGAGCCTTTTGCCGTTGAGGAGCTCGAGGATGCGGATTCGAAGATCTGAACTCAGGGCCTTCAAGACCTCGACGTCCTTGTTGGCGTTGAGAACCAGGATGCTTCCGCTCTTTCGCATCATAGGAGGCTGACCTCTTTATATCAAAGCGATTGATATAAAACAAACTTCCCAATATTCTGGAAAAGAGGATAGCAATCCCGTATTTTTCTGTCAAGATGGCCATGAGGGGTTCGTCGAGGTTTCCTATAAATTTTTTCATTTATATCAAAGAGATTGATACAATGAGAGCGGGCCCTTAAGGGTGCCGCCTGGCCTTTCGGAAAGGGCAACACCCTGACTTTGGATGTCCAGAGCCACTCCTGCTTTGCGGAAAACCTTTCCTTCTTAAAACTTCCGAACAAGAGCACCGCTCTCGTCGATGAGCACAGCGCGTCTTGGGGGATACCTCCCCTCTTCGTTGAAAAACCTGCAGGACTTAACGAGACTCGAGAGCATTGCCTATTGAGTCTGACCCCGAATACAGTTCGAAACAAAAGAAGCCAGAATCTCATTGCTACCTCATGAGGGGACAGCAGATTCACCAATTGACAAGGGTTCTGGAGCAACCCCTTGGTGAGGAATCAGAGGATTTCGCGAACAGACGAGGGCCCAGCTGTGCCGAGGGCCCTCGGCACAGCTGGGAAGGAACTATTTCCTCAACGCCGCCAGGATTTCCTCAATGTCTGGACGCTCACTGAGGGGGTACTCTTTTTTCCAGATGACGATGCTGTTTTCATCGATGACGAAAACGGCGCGTTTTGAGAAACCTTCTTTCTCGTCGAAAACTCCGTAGGCCCTGGCTACTTCCCCATGGGGCCAGAAATCCGAAAGAAGAAGCGTTTGTCTCACCCCGATTTCCTTGGCCCAGGTGTGTTTCGCAGGCACAGGATCTACGCTCAGGCCTAAGGCGACGGTGTTGAGGCTATCAAGCTCTGCCTTCTTGGCTTCAAGGTCCTGCATCTGGTAAGTGCACACCCGCGTGAACGCTAAGGGATGGAAGGAGAGGACAATCTTTTTACCGCGGAAGTTGCTGAGCTTCTGTTCCTTGCCGTGCTGGTCCTTTAAGGTGAAATCAACAGCGGGACTCCCGACTTCAGGCGTGGTACTGGCCCCCTCTCAGATAGGCTTATACCGAAAGACCAGGGAGGGTGTTCCATATTCCCGGAGAGTCAGCCACAATGAGGGCTCTTTCTTATCCGGGGTAGAACCTGACGGGCAAGGAAATAGGCGAGAAAGGCCTTGACGAAATCTGGACCAATGAAAGGAAAAACGGCGATTCTTAGAGTATCCCCAAGACCCACAGGTTTCCCCAGAAAGACGTTCATGGCCAAGAAGAAGTAGAGGATTCCCGGACCATAGAGGGTCACCACGCCTAAAAGGACAGCTCCGAGAATCCTTCCCGGGTTTTTCCTGCGGGAAAGAAGCGCCGTACAGGGAGCGGCGATAATGAATCCAAGGAGGAAACCGAAGGTGGGTCGGAGGACGTAGAGGGGTCCTCCAAAAGGGGGAGTGGCAAAAACGGGAAGCCCGGCAAGTCCAAGGAGAACGTAAAGGAGCATACTCAAGAAGGCCTCTCTCGGAGTGAGCAGAAATCCTGCCAGGAAGACCACAAAGGGAACGAGACTGAAAGGAACAATGCTTGAGCCAAACCGAAAGGCCACCGCAGCAACAACGCAAAAAGCAGCAAAGAG is a window of Candidatus Caldatribacterium sp. DNA encoding:
- a CDS encoding helix-turn-helix domain-containing protein; the encoded protein is MRKSGSILVLNANKDVEVLKALSSDLRIRILELLNGKRLNVNEIAHALGIPQSTAAVNIKALEKAGLVKVENQKGKKGSQKLCSTQYSEIVIAFSSEEKENEDDVIEVEMPVGLYTKFDVSPPCGLCSKEKVIGFFDSVSSFWSPERVKASLLWFSRGFVEYRFPNNALYKRKPLRKIEVTAELSSEAPGANEYWPSDITVWINEVEIGTWTSPGDFGDRRGHFTPRWWGLGNSQYGFLKSWIVTEEGSFIDGEKVSGTRLKDLCIYSYPFIKVRIGIKEDAKNVGGINIFGKGFGNYDKDIVLRLYFEEGVS
- a CDS encoding biotin transporter BioY, with the translated sequence MRLSPSSLTRIALFAAFCVVAAVAFRFGSSIVPFSLVPFVVFLAGFLLTPREAFLSMLLYVLLGLAGLPVFATPPFGGPLYVLRPTFGFLLGFIIAAPCTALLSRRKNPGRILGAVLLGVVTLYGPGILYFFLAMNVFLGKPVGLGDTLRIAVFPFIGPDFVKAFLAYFLARQVLPRIRKSPHCG